In Synechocystis sp. PCC 6714, the following are encoded in one genomic region:
- the nuoK gene encoding NADH-quinone oxidoreductase subunit NuoK: protein MQLQYCLILAAALFCIGIYGLITSRNAVRVLMSIELLLNAVNLNLMGFSNYLDPSNIRGQVFAIFVITIAAAEAAVGLAIVLAIYRNRETTDMEQFNLLKW, encoded by the coding sequence TTGCAACTCCAATATTGCTTGATCCTGGCGGCGGCCCTATTTTGTATTGGCATCTATGGTTTGATCACTAGCCGTAATGCGGTGCGGGTTTTGATGTCCATTGAACTACTACTCAACGCAGTTAATCTCAACTTAATGGGTTTTTCCAACTATCTTGATCCCAGCAACATTCGGGGCCAGGTGTTTGCGATTTTTGTCATCACCATTGCCGCCGCTGAAGCCGCTGTGGGTCTGGCCATCGTGCTGGCCATTTACCGGAATCGGGAAACAACGGATATGGAACAATTTAATCTCTTAAAGTGGTAG
- a CDS encoding NADH-quinone oxidoreductase subunit J: protein MNLAEGVQYISFLILAFLVIGGALGVVLLSNIVYSAFLLGGVFLSISGIYILLNADFVAAAQVLVYVGAVSVLILFAIMLVNKREDFSKIPGRWLRNLSTALVCGGIFALLSTMVLITPWQINEEGPFVENTLVSIGKHFFSDYLLPFELASVLLLMAMVGAIILARRDLIPELSQDDKTATALTLPERPRELTSAPK, encoded by the coding sequence GTGAATTTAGCTGAAGGTGTTCAGTACATATCCTTCCTAATCCTGGCTTTTTTGGTCATTGGTGGGGCCCTAGGGGTCGTACTCCTCTCCAACATCGTCTATTCTGCTTTTCTCCTCGGGGGAGTATTTCTTAGTATTTCCGGCATTTATATTCTGCTCAATGCTGACTTTGTGGCGGCGGCCCAGGTGCTGGTCTATGTGGGAGCTGTAAGCGTACTTATACTTTTTGCCATCATGCTGGTTAATAAACGGGAAGATTTTTCTAAAATTCCTGGCCGTTGGCTTAGGAATCTTTCCACTGCTCTGGTTTGTGGGGGTATCTTTGCCTTATTAAGCACCATGGTGTTGATTACCCCCTGGCAGATAAATGAGGAGGGGCCTTTTGTGGAAAATACCTTGGTCTCCATTGGTAAACACTTTTTCAGTGATTATCTGTTGCCCTTTGAACTGGCTTCTGTTCTGCTGTTGATGGCGATGGTAGGGGCGATTATTTTAGCCCGTCGGGATTTGATTCCCGAACTGTCCCAGGATGACAAAACCGCCACTGCTTTGACTTTGCCGGAGCGTCCCAGGGAGTTAACCTCTGCGCCTAAATAG
- a CDS encoding YggS family pyridoxal phosphate-dependent enzyme — MFSPSVYSEIIATLSPSVRLVAVTKTKAITDIEAAYGAGIRDFAESRIQEALPKITALTNCTDINWHFIGRLQSNKARKVAENFAYIHSIDNLEIAVKLDRIAGELNKFPQGLLQVKLLPDENKSGWTKEELKLDLPQLELLQNLKICGLMTILPLGLSPGDRQQTFTELKNLAKEINQTSNLSLTELSMGMSGDYPQAVAAGATMIRLGTILFGDR, encoded by the coding sequence ATGTTTTCCCCCAGCGTTTACTCAGAAATTATCGCTACTCTTTCCCCCAGTGTAAGGTTAGTGGCGGTGACCAAAACCAAGGCGATCACAGACATCGAAGCGGCCTATGGGGCAGGCATCCGGGATTTTGCCGAAAGTCGTATCCAAGAGGCATTGCCAAAAATTACAGCTCTGACAAACTGCACCGATATTAACTGGCATTTTATTGGCCGTTTACAGAGTAACAAAGCCCGTAAGGTAGCGGAAAATTTTGCCTATATCCATTCCATTGATAATTTAGAGATCGCCGTCAAGTTGGATCGCATAGCTGGGGAGTTGAACAAATTTCCCCAGGGATTATTACAAGTCAAGTTACTGCCCGATGAGAATAAATCCGGCTGGACTAAGGAAGAATTAAAACTTGATTTGCCCCAACTGGAGCTATTACAAAATCTAAAAATTTGTGGCTTAATGACTATTTTGCCCCTCGGTCTTTCCCCTGGCGATCGCCAACAAACTTTCACCGAGTTAAAAAACTTAGCAAAAGAAATTAATCAAACATCAAACCTATCATTAACAGAATTATCCATGGGCATGTCCGGGGATTATCCCCAAGCCGTTGCCGCTGGAGCCACCATGATCCGCCTCGGTACAATTCTCTTTGGCGATCGTTAG
- a CDS encoding ATP-binding protein, producing MSNVNIKRAVENIRSSTTVYTPIVEVIVNAIQAIEEKGNVDEGMIRVILRRSPQIEIDGSLSSIESIFVIDNGIGFTDNNRESFDTLYSDYKIRQGGKGFGRFTCLKYFQYLRIDSIYNDSGLYKRRVFSMGKKNDIIINENVSESHETDSRTSVHLEEVKRNSLDKKSMTIARSLVEKLLPYFITKDYSCPKIILEEENGSSSIILNDYINNASAVIQELEVDENNFSLGQGQNVYDFQIRIFKIYSPRNKVSKISLVADKREVTETSISSYIPEFSDEFYDKRKNGTNDQERNYIIKAYVFSNYLDNNVSLERGGFEFQKENDILYGISQVDIESNAAALTKKSVIDEISVRQEKKKERIISYVEEEAPWHKKLVSSIDLSSFPFNPSNEEIEVRLQREKFQREILIRHEVNSLLQEEDVDNFKETISKVVEKISESSKNDLIHYITFRRKVLDLFRKSLEINNQGEYSSEGALHDIIFPKKEDSESTEYDEHNLWIIDERLNFSSYVSSDLPLNSGKTERPDLIAYDRRFAFRGDNESSNPVTVFEFKKPDRDDFVNPSSKEDPIKQIVRYINNIRDGKFKTPKGQKINIAINTPFYGYVVCSLTPKVEKWLKDDQDFKTMPDGMGWFGWRTNINLYIEVMSWEKLLKDANMRNKVFFHKLGI from the coding sequence ATGAGCAATGTAAACATAAAGAGAGCTGTCGAAAATATTAGATCCAGCACCACGGTTTACACTCCGATTGTTGAAGTGATTGTTAATGCAATTCAAGCAATAGAAGAAAAGGGGAACGTTGACGAAGGCATGATAAGAGTTATTTTAAGGCGTTCTCCGCAAATTGAAATTGATGGTTCTTTGTCAAGTATTGAAAGCATTTTTGTAATAGATAATGGCATCGGTTTTACGGATAATAATAGAGAGTCATTCGATACTTTGTATAGTGACTATAAAATCCGACAGGGTGGAAAAGGCTTTGGAAGATTCACTTGCTTAAAGTACTTTCAATATCTGCGTATAGATAGTATTTACAACGATTCAGGTCTATACAAAAGAAGAGTTTTTTCGATGGGAAAAAAGAATGACATTATTATTAATGAAAATGTGAGTGAGTCACATGAGACTGATTCCCGTACTTCAGTACACTTAGAGGAAGTAAAAAGAAATTCTCTTGACAAAAAATCAATGACAATTGCTAGAAGTCTTGTTGAAAAACTTTTACCTTACTTCATAACAAAAGATTATTCTTGTCCTAAAATCATATTGGAAGAAGAAAACGGATCAAGTTCAATTATCCTGAATGACTATATTAATAATGCTTCTGCTGTTATCCAAGAGTTGGAGGTTGATGAAAATAATTTTTCTCTAGGTCAAGGGCAGAATGTTTATGATTTTCAGATTCGTATATTCAAAATTTATTCACCTAGAAATAAGGTTAGTAAAATTAGTCTAGTTGCTGACAAACGAGAAGTTACTGAAACTTCAATTTCTAGCTACATTCCTGAGTTTAGCGATGAATTTTACGATAAAAGAAAAAATGGGACTAATGATCAAGAAAGAAATTATATTATCAAGGCATATGTTTTTAGTAATTATCTTGATAACAATGTTTCACTTGAGCGTGGAGGATTTGAATTTCAGAAAGAAAATGACATACTATATGGGATATCCCAAGTAGATATCGAATCTAATGCTGCTGCGCTAACTAAGAAATCAGTCATTGATGAAATATCAGTAAGACAAGAAAAAAAGAAAGAAAGAATTATTTCTTATGTAGAAGAGGAAGCACCTTGGCATAAAAAGTTAGTGAGTAGTATTGACCTTTCTTCGTTTCCATTTAATCCAAGTAATGAAGAAATTGAAGTGCGACTGCAAAGAGAAAAGTTTCAACGTGAGATTTTAATAAGACATGAAGTAAATTCTTTATTGCAAGAAGAAGATGTCGATAACTTTAAAGAAACTATATCAAAAGTCGTTGAGAAGATATCAGAATCTAGCAAAAACGACCTGATTCACTATATTACTTTTCGACGAAAAGTATTGGATCTCTTTAGGAAAAGTTTGGAAATCAATAATCAAGGAGAGTATTCTTCAGAAGGTGCTCTTCACGATATCATCTTTCCCAAAAAAGAAGATAGTGAGTCTACAGAATATGATGAACATAATCTATGGATTATTGATGAAAGACTAAACTTCTCTAGTTATGTTTCATCTGATTTGCCGTTGAATAGTGGAAAAACTGAGCGCCCTGATTTAATTGCTTACGATAGGCGATTTGCATTTCGAGGAGATAACGAGAGCAGTAATCCCGTAACAGTATTTGAGTTTAAAAAGCCTGACAGAGATGATTTTGTTAATCCATCTTCAAAAGAAGATCCTATTAAGCAGATAGTCCGTTATATTAATAATATACGAGACGGAAAATTTAAAACACCAAAGGGACAGAAAATCAATATCGCTATCAATACACCTTTTTACGGTTATGTAGTGTGTAGTCTCACGCCAAAAGTTGAAAAATGGTTAAAAGATGATCAAGACTTTAAAACCATGCCAGATGGAATGGGTTGGTTTGGGTGGCGTACAAATATAAATCTATATATAGAAGTTATGAGTTGGGAGAAGTTATTAAAGGATGCAAATATGCGTAATAAGGTATTTTTCCATAAACTAGGTATCTGA
- a CDS encoding ABC transporter permease produces the protein MSRDWIFLRLAVQNLGRRKTRTLLLMGAVAVATGAIFAITTLLWGVQSSMTVGFSRLGADLLVVPEGTLVNITSALLTVAPNDVTLDSSLASEIAAIPGVEQVAPQLIVRTDQSGYQWPGNMNHPVDLIAFDPGHDFTVQPWLMEQLARPFQAGDVIVGGGHSETLNQELYLYGQQLTVYGRLERTGVGTHERGLFVDFETLQHLSETSQNGNHSLEITPGQYSGLLVKLKPRATSQQVQFAILAQAPQVKVIVGAAILTTVRQGLTALLGGILLLMLGMLVGLALMISVIFSAIVSERQRELGLLAAIGTKPGPLIGLVLLEATLMTGGGGMIGTGLGVGLIRLSQRTLIYDLNSLGVSFFWPGAWAMAALGLSCILGAALLGGLGALVPAWKMSRHDPYELI, from the coding sequence ATGAGTAGAGATTGGATATTTTTGCGATTGGCTGTGCAAAATCTGGGGCGGCGAAAAACTAGAACCCTTTTGTTAATGGGGGCAGTGGCGGTTGCAACGGGTGCTATTTTTGCTATCACAACCCTGTTATGGGGCGTACAAAGCAGTATGACCGTGGGATTTTCCCGCTTGGGTGCAGATTTGCTCGTGGTTCCCGAGGGGACGTTGGTGAATATCACCTCTGCTCTCCTGACTGTTGCACCGAATGATGTGACCCTCGACTCCAGTCTGGCTTCTGAAATTGCAGCGATACCCGGCGTGGAACAGGTAGCCCCTCAATTGATTGTGCGGACCGACCAATCTGGATATCAATGGCCGGGTAACATGAATCATCCAGTGGATTTAATTGCCTTTGACCCAGGACATGACTTTACGGTGCAACCCTGGTTAATGGAACAGTTAGCTCGTCCATTCCAGGCCGGGGATGTGATTGTCGGCGGCGGCCATTCTGAAACTCTCAATCAAGAGCTATACCTCTACGGACAACAATTAACTGTTTACGGACGATTGGAACGCACAGGAGTGGGAACCCATGAACGAGGCCTGTTTGTTGATTTTGAGACCTTGCAGCATCTCTCAGAAACGAGTCAAAACGGAAATCATTCTCTAGAAATTACACCAGGCCAGTATTCAGGATTATTAGTCAAACTCAAGCCCAGAGCCACATCCCAACAAGTCCAGTTTGCAATTCTGGCCCAGGCTCCCCAGGTCAAGGTGATTGTCGGTGCAGCCATTTTAACCACTGTTCGGCAAGGGTTGACGGCTTTATTGGGCGGGATTTTGCTCTTGATGCTGGGAATGTTGGTGGGTTTAGCATTAATGATTAGTGTGATTTTTAGTGCCATTGTCAGCGAACGGCAACGGGAACTAGGACTCTTAGCCGCCATCGGAACCAAACCAGGGCCATTGATCGGCCTAGTCTTACTGGAGGCAACTCTGATGACTGGCGGGGGTGGGATGATTGGGACAGGCCTAGGCGTGGGGTTAATCCGGCTCTCGCAACGGACTTTGATTTATGACTTAAACAGCCTCGGGGTCTCGTTTTTCTGGCCCGGAGCCTGGGCCATGGCAGCGTTAGGACTGAGTTGCATTCTCGGAGCTGCCTTGCTCGGGGGACTGGGTGCTTTGGTGCCGGCCTGGAAAATGAGTCGCCATGATCCCTATGAATTGATTTGA
- a CDS encoding ABC transporter ATP-binding protein: protein MNAPTPILNAQNLSKTYATPWGTVDAVKDVSLSLLPGQFTAIIGRSGSGKSSLLAMLSGLSRPTRGLVEIHNTNLWELSAHQRAEMRNRSFGFVFQFASLLPTLRAIDNVALPALLGTKINSTMAYDRAALLLEQVGLVDRSQAYPDQLSGGEQRRVAIARALINGPPLLMADEPTGDLDEKTELGIIALLIHICRSQATSLVIVTHNLSLTQYANQVLTLQGGELTTVKQEIKADQKVHIPPPELPEVLPTAVPISLGTNLGINRRKLLWFLPIVPVAWGLDTAVAWYQQRIMAIKKQAFAQLYQATHGYLYIDIQNVAYEPDGKSYRLTMVMQNLDQAHPLYIQILPMRAFVQKGFTWEEIPTNVPKDSKNSLIKLTTQTTFETLFTPNVPQPTELIPGYMHVRIDTDLLVSQRSQPEDDLINRSDPYYFYLKPHNADDAEILRHSHYPGQPPVYISMPPH, encoded by the coding sequence ATGAATGCTCCCACCCCGATCTTAAACGCCCAAAACCTGAGTAAAACCTACGCCACGCCCTGGGGAACCGTTGATGCCGTTAAAGATGTGAGTTTAAGCTTGTTGCCGGGGCAATTTACCGCCATCATTGGTCGCTCGGGGTCAGGGAAGTCGTCGCTGTTGGCCATGCTCAGTGGCTTAAGTCGGCCGACTCGGGGGCTGGTTGAGATCCATAACACAAATCTCTGGGAACTATCCGCTCACCAACGGGCGGAAATGCGTAACCGCAGCTTTGGGTTTGTGTTTCAGTTTGCCAGTCTTTTACCCACTCTACGGGCAATTGATAATGTTGCTTTGCCAGCATTACTCGGAACAAAGATCAATTCAACCATGGCCTACGACCGAGCCGCATTGTTACTAGAACAGGTTGGCCTGGTGGATCGTTCACAAGCGTATCCAGACCAATTATCGGGGGGAGAACAACGGCGAGTTGCCATTGCCAGAGCCCTAATTAATGGCCCACCTTTGCTAATGGCTGATGAACCGACCGGCGACCTGGACGAAAAAACAGAACTGGGAATCATTGCCTTACTGATCCATATCTGTCGTTCTCAAGCTACTAGCTTGGTTATAGTCACCCATAATCTCAGCCTGACCCAGTATGCCAACCAAGTATTGACGCTACAAGGGGGAGAATTAACAACCGTCAAACAAGAAATCAAGGCGGATCAGAAAGTCCATATCCCACCGCCAGAGTTGCCTGAAGTATTACCAACCGCAGTTCCCATATCCCTAGGGACAAATCTAGGCATTAATCGACGAAAACTCCTGTGGTTCCTACCGATTGTACCGGTGGCCTGGGGCCTGGATACGGCAGTGGCCTGGTATCAACAGCGAATCATGGCCATCAAGAAACAAGCTTTTGCTCAGCTCTACCAGGCTACCCATGGCTATTTATACATTGATATTCAAAACGTTGCCTATGAACCGGATGGCAAATCCTATCGCCTCACGATGGTGATGCAAAACTTAGATCAAGCTCATCCCCTCTATATCCAAATCTTACCCATGCGAGCCTTTGTCCAAAAAGGCTTTACCTGGGAAGAAATTCCCACTAATGTCCCAAAAGACTCCAAAAACAGCCTGATCAAACTCACAACCCAAACTACCTTTGAAACTCTTTTTACTCCCAATGTGCCCCAACCCACAGAATTAATTCCGGGGTATATGCATGTCCGCATAGATACTGATTTATTGGTCAGTCAGCGGTCTCAACCTGAAGATGACCTGATCAATCGCAGCGATCCCTATTATTTCTATCTCAAGCCCCATAATGCCGATGATGCTGAGATTTTGCGCCATAGCCACTATCCAGGCCAGCCACCAGTTTATATCTCCATGCCCCCCCACTAA
- the valS gene encoding valine--tRNA ligase produces MTTSLSPQYDPTVTEAKWQTAWEEGHVFKANPQALGEPYCVVIPPPNVTGSLHMGHAFESSLIDTLVRYHRMRGDNTLWLPGTDHASIAVQTILERQLKAEGKTRDDLGREKFLERAWQWKAESGSTIVNQLRRLGVSVDWTRERFTMDEQLCRAVKTAFIQLYQEGLIYRGNYLVNWCPASQSAVSDLEVENQEVDGHLWYFRYPLTDGSGEVVVATTRPETMLGDTAVAVNPNDQRYAAMVGKTITLPLMNREIPIVADDLVDPEFGTGCVKVTPAHDPNDFVMGKRHNLPFINLLNKDGSLNENGGDFAGQDRFEARKNVVQALEAQGFLVKIEPYRHSVPYGDRGKVPVEPLLSTQWFVKIESLAQNALACLDEEDSPNFVPERWGKVYRDWLVKLKDWCISRQLWWGHQIPAWYVVSETNGEITDNTPFIVAYDEGEAQAQAEAEYGLAAQLQQDPDVLDTWFSSGLWPFSTMGWPEPTEDLAKYYPTSTLVTGFDIIFFWVARMTMMGGHFTGKMPFKDVYIHGLVRDENGKKMSKSANNGIDPLLLINKYGTDALRYTLIREVAGAGQDISLQYDRQKDESESVEASRNFANKLWNAARFVMMNLYGQTPEQLGLAPMEDLELADQWVLSRLNQVIQQTRGQIENYGLGEAAKGLYEFIWGDFCDWYIELAKPRLWNKEGGETGTRRQLVARQVLAHTLDSIIKLLHPFMPHITEELWQTLHQAEGEFLALQAYPLVNQSLIDPGLETQFDLLINTLRTIRNLRAEAGIKPGAMVTVILQSENGQERQTLQLGETYIRDIGKVENLQVIPQLSPEQTQAIAGVVDTVQVLIPLSGLVDLDILRNKIQKTLDKVSKEYESIEKRLANPGFVNKAPEEVITGARESLNAAAIQRQMLQERLKMLG; encoded by the coding sequence ATGACCACCTCCCTGTCCCCCCAATACGATCCCACCGTTACCGAAGCTAAATGGCAAACCGCTTGGGAAGAAGGTCATGTGTTTAAAGCCAATCCCCAGGCCCTCGGGGAACCCTATTGCGTGGTCATTCCTCCCCCCAATGTGACGGGCAGTCTACACATGGGCCACGCCTTTGAGAGTTCGTTAATCGATACTTTGGTTCGTTATCACCGCATGCGGGGAGATAATACGTTATGGTTGCCGGGCACGGACCACGCCAGCATTGCCGTGCAAACTATTTTGGAGCGTCAGTTAAAGGCAGAAGGAAAAACTCGCGATGATCTGGGGCGGGAGAAGTTCTTAGAGCGGGCCTGGCAGTGGAAAGCGGAATCCGGTAGTACTATTGTTAATCAATTGCGCCGCCTGGGGGTCTCCGTGGACTGGACTAGGGAGCGGTTCACCATGGATGAACAGTTATGCCGGGCGGTGAAAACAGCTTTCATTCAGCTTTACCAAGAGGGGTTAATTTATCGGGGCAATTACTTGGTTAATTGGTGTCCCGCTTCCCAGTCAGCGGTGTCGGATTTGGAGGTGGAAAATCAGGAAGTGGACGGTCATCTGTGGTATTTCCGTTATCCCCTCACCGATGGCAGTGGAGAAGTGGTGGTGGCCACTACTCGACCGGAAACCATGCTAGGGGACACAGCGGTAGCGGTTAACCCCAATGATCAACGCTATGCTGCCATGGTAGGCAAAACCATCACCCTACCCTTGATGAATAGGGAAATTCCCATTGTGGCCGATGATTTGGTGGACCCAGAATTTGGTACCGGTTGTGTGAAAGTGACCCCCGCCCACGATCCCAACGATTTTGTCATGGGGAAACGGCACAACTTACCTTTTATTAATCTGCTCAATAAGGACGGTTCCCTCAACGAGAACGGCGGGGATTTTGCTGGCCAAGACCGGTTTGAAGCCCGCAAAAATGTGGTGCAAGCCCTGGAAGCCCAGGGTTTTCTGGTTAAAATTGAACCCTACCGTCATTCCGTCCCCTACGGCGATCGGGGCAAGGTACCAGTAGAACCCTTGTTGTCCACCCAATGGTTCGTCAAAATCGAAAGCCTGGCCCAAAATGCCCTAGCCTGTTTGGATGAGGAGGATTCCCCTAATTTTGTCCCGGAACGATGGGGTAAGGTTTATCGAGACTGGTTAGTCAAATTGAAGGACTGGTGTATTTCCCGGCAACTATGGTGGGGCCATCAAATCCCTGCTTGGTACGTAGTTAGTGAAACCAATGGGGAAATTACCGACAATACCCCTTTCATTGTGGCCTACGACGAGGGGGAAGCCCAAGCCCAAGCCGAGGCTGAATATGGCTTGGCAGCGCAATTACAACAGGATCCTGATGTGTTAGACACCTGGTTTTCCTCTGGTTTATGGCCCTTCTCCACCATGGGCTGGCCTGAGCCAACGGAGGATTTGGCAAAGTATTACCCCACTAGCACCCTAGTAACAGGATTTGACATTATCTTTTTCTGGGTGGCCAGGATGACCATGATGGGGGGTCACTTTACCGGCAAAATGCCCTTCAAGGACGTGTATATCCATGGGTTGGTGAGGGATGAGAATGGCAAAAAAATGTCTAAATCCGCCAATAATGGCATTGACCCTTTATTACTGATTAATAAGTACGGCACCGATGCTCTGCGCTATACCCTCATCCGGGAAGTGGCCGGGGCGGGGCAGGACATTAGCCTGCAATACGATCGCCAAAAAGACGAGTCGGAGTCGGTGGAAGCGTCCCGTAACTTTGCTAACAAACTCTGGAATGCGGCCCGGTTTGTGATGATGAACCTGTATGGTCAAACACCGGAGCAATTGGGTCTAGCCCCTATGGAAGATCTGGAATTGGCAGACCAGTGGGTTCTCTCTCGTTTAAATCAAGTTATTCAGCAAACCCGTGGGCAAATAGAAAATTACGGTTTAGGGGAAGCGGCCAAGGGGCTCTACGAATTTATTTGGGGTGACTTTTGTGATTGGTACATTGAGCTAGCTAAACCCCGGCTTTGGAATAAAGAAGGGGGGGAAACGGGGACCAGGAGACAATTGGTAGCCCGACAGGTTTTGGCCCACACGTTGGACAGCATTATTAAGTTGCTCCACCCCTTCATGCCCCACATCACTGAGGAACTGTGGCAAACTCTGCACCAAGCAGAAGGGGAATTTCTGGCGTTGCAAGCCTACCCGTTGGTTAACCAGTCTTTGATAGATCCAGGTTTGGAAACCCAGTTTGACCTGTTAATTAACACCCTACGCACCATCCGTAATCTCCGGGCAGAAGCGGGCATTAAACCAGGGGCCATGGTCACTGTTATCCTCCAAAGTGAGAATGGCCAGGAACGGCAGACCCTACAACTGGGGGAAACCTATATTCGCGACATCGGCAAAGTGGAAAATCTCCAAGTTATCCCCCAACTATCCCCAGAACAAACCCAGGCGATCGCCGGAGTGGTGGACACAGTCCAGGTATTGATTCCCCTATCGGGGCTGGTGGACTTGGATATTCTGCGTAATAAAATTCAAAAAACTCTGGACAAAGTCAGTAAGGAATATGAGAGCATCGAAAAACGCCTAGCCAATCCCGGTTTTGTCAATAAAGCCCCGGAGGAAGTGATTACCGGAGCTAGGGAATCCCTCAATGCCGCTGCTATCCAACGGCAAATGCTCCAGGAACGACTGAAAATGTTGGGCTAA
- a CDS encoding FIST C-terminal domain-containing protein has protein sequence MTHSLRWVNALSTRPSLEGALDEAIAKVQGQGRGDWDLAIIFLSSSFASDAARLMPLVQEKLSVRNLIGCLGGGIIGMEQPGKVQEIEGEVALSLTLAQLPEVTITPFYVHGETLPDLDAPPQSWVDLIGVDPATGADFIILADPMATSITDFLAGMDFAYSQATKVGGLASAENMAMGGSLFLHSPDYPSGRYGDGFIGVALAGNVRLGSVVAQGCRPIGEPFMVNQGERNIITEIQGQDTENGTVLLESPLARLQKLLPTLSAKDQELAQSSLFVGVANDEFKLTLQPGDFLIRNLLGVDPRQGAIAIGDRVRKGQRLQFHLRDRETSADDLRILLRHYTDSEPGQPPTTAIGALMFSCLGRGYGLYGTPNFDSQVFGQYFPGIALGGFFCNGEIGQVGAQTFLHGYTSAFAIVHRAS, from the coding sequence ATGACACATTCTTTGCGGTGGGTTAATGCCCTTTCTACCCGGCCATCCCTGGAGGGGGCATTGGATGAGGCGATCGCCAAAGTACAGGGTCAAGGGCGGGGTGATTGGGATTTGGCGATCATTTTTCTGTCCTCTAGCTTTGCCAGCGATGCGGCCCGGTTAATGCCTCTGGTGCAGGAAAAGTTGTCAGTGCGTAACTTAATTGGTTGCTTGGGGGGTGGCATTATTGGCATGGAGCAACCCGGCAAGGTGCAGGAAATCGAGGGGGAAGTGGCATTGAGCTTAACTTTGGCCCAATTGCCGGAGGTGACCATAACCCCTTTCTACGTCCATGGGGAAACATTACCGGACTTGGATGCACCGCCCCAGAGTTGGGTAGATTTAATCGGAGTCGACCCAGCCACCGGGGCAGACTTTATTATTTTGGCGGATCCAATGGCAACGAGCATAACGGATTTCTTGGCAGGAATGGATTTTGCCTATTCCCAAGCAACAAAAGTGGGGGGCTTAGCCAGTGCGGAAAATATGGCCATGGGGGGCAGTCTGTTCCTGCATTCTCCCGATTACCCCAGCGGTCGGTACGGGGACGGTTTTATTGGGGTAGCTCTGGCGGGCAATGTTCGCCTTGGTAGCGTTGTGGCTCAGGGGTGTCGGCCCATCGGTGAACCTTTTATGGTCAACCAGGGGGAACGGAATATCATCACAGAAATTCAAGGACAGGACACGGAGAATGGAACGGTACTGTTGGAAAGTCCCCTAGCCCGCCTACAAAAATTGCTCCCCACCTTGAGTGCTAAAGATCAGGAATTGGCCCAAAGCTCTCTATTTGTGGGGGTAGCTAACGATGAGTTTAAGTTAACTCTCCAGCCAGGGGATTTTTTAATCCGCAATTTATTGGGGGTGGATCCCCGCCAAGGGGCGATCGCCATTGGAGACCGGGTGAGAAAGGGCCAGAGGCTACAATTCCATTTACGGGATCGGGAAACCTCCGCCGATGATCTACGAATTTTGTTGCGCCATTACACTGATAGCGAACCGGGCCAGCCCCCTACCACGGCGATCGGAGCATTGATGTTTTCCTGTTTAGGCAGAGGCTATGGCCTCTATGGCACTCCTAATTTTGATAGCCAAGTGTTTGGGCAATATTTTCCGGGGATAGCTTTGGGAGGTTTCTTCTGCAATGGCGAAATTGGCCAGGTGGGCGCCCAAACCTTTTTGCATGGTTACACTTCAGCTTTTGCCATTGTCCATAGGGCTAGTTAA
- the ndhI gene encoding NAD(P)H-quinone oxidoreductase subunit I, with the protein MFNNILKQVGDYAKESFQAAKYIGQGLAVTFDHMSRRPITVQYPYEKLIPSERFRGRIHFEFDKCIACEVCVRVCPINLPVVDWEFNKAVKKKELKHYSIDFGVCIFCGNCVEYCPTNCLSMTEEYELAAYDRHDLNYDNVALGRLPYKVTEDPMVTPLRELGYLPKGVLEPHDLPKGGQRAGQHPEDLVKTE; encoded by the coding sequence ATGTTTAACAACATTCTCAAACAGGTGGGCGATTACGCCAAAGAGAGCTTCCAAGCGGCTAAGTATATTGGTCAGGGGTTAGCAGTTACCTTTGACCATATGAGTCGTCGGCCTATTACGGTGCAATATCCCTACGAAAAGCTCATTCCTTCAGAACGATTTCGGGGCAGAATTCACTTTGAGTTTGATAAGTGTATTGCCTGTGAAGTTTGCGTGCGAGTTTGCCCCATCAACCTACCCGTAGTGGACTGGGAATTTAATAAGGCAGTCAAGAAAAAGGAGCTCAAACATTACAGCATTGATTTTGGCGTTTGCATTTTCTGCGGTAACTGTGTGGAGTATTGCCCCACCAACTGCCTGTCCATGACGGAAGAGTACGAGTTGGCTGCTTACGATCGCCATGATTTGAACTATGACAACGTGGCTTTGGGAAGACTACCCTATAAAGTTACCGAAGACCCCATGGTTACTCCCCTGCGGGAACTGGGCTACTTGCCTAAAGGGGTGTTGGAACCCCACGATTTACCCAAAGGCGGTCAACGGGCAGGCCAGCATCCGGAAGACCTGGTAAAGACAGAATAA